In Mobula hypostoma chromosome 13, sMobHyp1.1, whole genome shotgun sequence, the following are encoded in one genomic region:
- the LOC134356005 gene encoding calmodulin-like protein 4 → MAKFLTQNQIQEFRECFSLYDKKRKGKISSGDLITVLRCLGTSPTPGEVERHLLHHNIERGGELDFSTFLTIIHQQQQQEDPGREILEAMLMADKEKAGFITATELRTKLTQMGEKLTNREVDELLQEANVAPNGIVKYRDFIRTMLLPLPDY, encoded by the exons AATTCAGAGAATGCTTCTCCCTGTACGACAAAAAGCGGAAAGGCAAGATCTCTTCCGGGGACCTGATCACGGTGTTGCGATGCCTGGGGACCAGCCCCACTCCCGGCGAGGTGGAGAGACATTTGCTGCACCATAACATAG AACGCGGTGGTGAGCTGGATTTCTCAACCTTTCTCACCATCATccaccaacaacagcagcaagaGGACCCAGGGAGAGAGATCCTGGAAGCCATGTTAATGGCAGACAAGGAGAAAGCAGGTTTCATCACCGCCACCGAGCTGAGGACCAAGCTGACGCAGATGGGAGAGAAACTGACCAACAGGGAAG TTGATGAGCTGCTGCAGGAAGCCAACGTTGCCCCGAATGGAATTGTGAAATACAGGGACTTCATCCGTACAATGCTTCTGCCACTACCAGATTACTGA